GCACTTCATGGGTAATATCGGCAAAAAACTGCCGCTGTTTTTCATTAAGCGCCTGAAGCTGCTGGTAATCGGAGCGCAACTTTTGCGCCATTTCATTGACCGATGCAGCCAGGGTTCCGATTTCATCCGACCGGTTCATGCGGATGACATGTTCGGTATCACCCTTGGCGACACGTTCCACATCCCGGGTCAGACGGAACAGCGGCCTGGCCATGTAATGCGCAATGAGAATGCTGAATATCAGAATGAATAAAATGGAGAGCAGCAGGCCGATGTAAATAATCTGGCGTATATCGGCTATGGGCTGAAAAACCTGGGAGCGGGTCTGGTTGATAACAAAAAAACGGGCTTCATTGCGGCTGTTCGGGATGGTGGCGTAGACACGGATTCTTTCATCGTCCGGTTCGTTAATGGTTCGCAGCTGGTCATCCCCTTCCAGCAGGCGGCTCACTTCGCGGGGATGCAGGTGAAGATGGGGCGAACGTTCAGACCCCGCTGGATAGGCCGCAAGAATGGATCCGCCGGAATCATACAGGGCAATCTGGTAATCCGTAGCCCGGCCCACCCGCTCGAGCTCGTCCTGCAGACCCACACCGTCAGGCAGGAACTTGAGCGTGTGCATCATCCAGTAGCCGTCGTTTTCCATGTCGTCGACCGCCTGTTCCAGCATGTAAGCCCTGATGTAATAAAAGGCGTAGAGACTGCCGGCAGTCACGGTAATAACCAGAATGACGGTAAGCGCCCAGGCCAGTTTGGAACGGATGTTCATCAGGTGAGAGCAAGTTCTTTGTTCAGGCCGTACCCCATGCCACGGTATGTTTTTATCAGTTCACCGTCATCTCTGAGCTTGAGACGCAGGTTTTTGATATGGACATCCACCGTGCGGTCGAACACGTATTTTTCTTCGTCGGTGATGTATTCCAGAATCTCCTGGCGGGTGTACACCCGTTTGGGATTTTCAAAAAAGAGCTTCAGCAACTTGAATTCGGTGGTGGTGAGCTCGATTTTTTCGCCGTTTTGCCAGGCTTCCATACTGTCGGACGTGATGTAGACATTGCGGTAGGCCAGCCAGTTGCCTTTTTCCCTGGGACGCCTGCGCAGCATCGATTCCACATGCGCCTTTACCAGATTGAGACTGGCAGGCTTGGGAATGTAATCGTCCGCCCCCAGGTCAAGACCGGCGATTTCATCTTTTTCCTTATCCTTGGCAGT
Above is a window of Natronogracilivirga saccharolytica DNA encoding:
- a CDS encoding sensor histidine kinase, with translation MNIRSKLAWALTVILVITVTAGSLYAFYYIRAYMLEQAVDDMENDGYWMMHTLKFLPDGVGLQDELERVGRATDYQIALYDSGGSILAAYPAGSERSPHLHLHPREVSRLLEGDDQLRTINEPDDERIRVYATIPNSRNEARFFVINQTRSQVFQPIADIRQIIYIGLLLSILFILIFSILIAHYMARPLFRLTRDVERVAKGDTEHVIRMNRSDEIGTLAASVNEMAQKLRSDYQQLQALNEKQRQFFADITHEVRNPLHTIMGSLEMLELPGLDEEKRRKYVRNLRSQAERIGRLFKDLMTLQRFDSDEKFVIPGHADLADIVQDVVDWYQYSARSKGISLEYDTHSCMVYADPGKIEQVLENLISNAIKFTNEGTISVTYSRNNGLVEVSVSDTGIGIPEAHWGRLFDRFYRTDKARSRDKGGTGLGLSVVKGILKAHDSDIQLESEVGKGSRFFFVLKSSESVQMKNRETPQDTGSESVHSTG
- a CDS encoding response regulator transcription factor — encoded protein: MNFKRTILLVEDEAEPADMLSNYLEMHGYEVLLAMEGNRALKLIDEHAQSIDLAILDIMVPEKDGYEICQYLRSHPVLSDVPVIFLTAKDKEKDEIAGLDLGADDYIPKPASLNLVKAHVESMLRRRPREKGNWLAYRNVYITSDSMEAWQNGEKIELTTTEFKLLKLFFENPKRVYTRQEILEYITDEEKYVFDRTVDVHIKNLRLKLRDDGELIKTYRGMGYGLNKELALT